A window from Primulina huaijiensis isolate GDHJ02 chromosome 13, ASM1229523v2, whole genome shotgun sequence encodes these proteins:
- the LOC140990945 gene encoding uncharacterized protein isoform X1 has protein sequence MAMYLRNQMVKLIFKLDVFLHSLSEDKLLHIFDSSGNQLFYLWSIFLNFHRANIKKILEFLRNQWTIDRKAEWSIWMIYTKVEMPHQYISSVVDESSYHVLRGKTGRKLTNDPAHTAAMRAELHRRSIAQMRINNRSIQDMHIFGDPSCIPIVLVKRVVSAPLRLTSGNSYFIQLEQKDLNSLIGGFGPDHTNKLSGATSTRQNGRTLKIVIFVHRFQACSILPIRYICLHCHGLLFTFSLEICYSSVFT, from the exons ATGGCAATGTATCTGAG AAACCAAATGGTGAAGTTGATATTCAAACTTGACGTTTTTCTCCATTCGTTATCTGAAGATAAACTACTGCATATATTTGATTCCAGCGGCAATCAATTGTTCTACTTATGGAGTATATTTTTGAACTTTCACAG GGCTAACATAAAGAagattcttgaatttcttcgtAACCAGTGGACCATTGATCGGAAAGCTGAATGGTCAATCTGGATGATTTACACTAAGGTTGAGATGCCTCACCAGTATATAAGCAGTGTGGTAGATGAATCCTCTTACCATGTATTACGTGGTAAAACTGGCCGGAAGTTAACTAACGAT CCTGCACATACTGCAGCTATGAGAGCGGAACTTCATAGGCGAAGTATTGCACAAATGAGG ATCAACAATCGGTCTATTCAAGACATGCATATATTTGGAGATCCATCATGCATCCCCATTGTCTTAGTCAAACGAGTTGTTAGTGCACCTTTACGTTTAACAAGTGGAAATTCTTATTTCATACAACTGGAACAAAAAGATTTGAATAGCTTGATTGGTGGGTTTGGGCCTGACCATACAAACAAGTTATCAGGTGCCACCAGCACTCGCCAAAATGGTCGGACTCTTAAGATTGTGATATTTGTCCATCGATTCCAGGCATGTTCTATTTTGCCTATAAGATATATATGTCTACATTGCCACGGCTTGTTATTTACTTTTTCGCTTGAAATTTGTTACTCTAGTGTGTTCACATGA
- the LOC140990945 gene encoding uncharacterized protein isoform X2 gives MAMYLRNQMVKLIFKLDVFLHSLSEDKLLHIFDSSGNQLFYLWSIFLNFHRANIKKILEFLRNQWTIDRKAEWSIWMIYTKVEMPHQYISSVVDESSYHVLRGKTGRKLTNDPAHTAAMRAELHRRSIAQMRGHHLDLRLVRNQWLLIDPKADRVSYVRG, from the exons ATGGCAATGTATCTGAG AAACCAAATGGTGAAGTTGATATTCAAACTTGACGTTTTTCTCCATTCGTTATCTGAAGATAAACTACTGCATATATTTGATTCCAGCGGCAATCAATTGTTCTACTTATGGAGTATATTTTTGAACTTTCACAG GGCTAACATAAAGAagattcttgaatttcttcgtAACCAGTGGACCATTGATCGGAAAGCTGAATGGTCAATCTGGATGATTTACACTAAGGTTGAGATGCCTCACCAGTATATAAGCAGTGTGGTAGATGAATCCTCTTACCATGTATTACGTGGTAAAACTGGCCGGAAGTTAACTAACGAT CCTGCACATACTGCAGCTATGAGAGCGGAACTTCATAGGCGAAGTATTGCACAAATGAGG GGACATCATCTGGACTTACGGCTCGTCAGAAATCAGTGGCTTCTAATAGATCCAAAGGCCGATCGAGTTTCTTATGTTAGAGGTTAA
- the LOC140990945 gene encoding uncharacterized protein isoform X3 produces MVSFNLSLNGPSSSAVIMKFELLYSLMLENRYDIHACLDLCPAAIHEFRLPPKALLGLHSCCPVHFDAFHAALVDVSVHGCLLKSGVYTSSLKVPIYLRANEEDTVGENNKSKQVMLVKALSSARDILTEEFLKISKVINNNQLI; encoded by the exons ATGGTTTCGTTTAACTTATCTCTCAAT GGTCCATCCTCATCTGCTGTTATTATGAAGTTTGAACTTTTGTACTCGCTCATGTTGGAGAACAG GTACGATATTCATGCTTGTTTGGATTTATGCCCAGCTGCCATCCATGAATTTCGACTCCCTCCTAAAGCACTTTTGGGGTTGCATTCCTGTTGCCCAGTTCATTTTGATGCTTTTCATGCAGCATTAGTTGATGTAAGCGTGCATGGCTGCCTGCTGAAAAGTGGGGTCTACACTTCCTCGCTGAAGGTACCCAT TTACCTTCGAGCAAACGAAGAAGATACTGTTGGAGAGAATAATAAGTCAAAGCAA GTTATGCTTGTTAAAGCATTATCAAGTGCCCGTGATATACTAACAGAAGAGTTTCTAAAGATCAGCAAGGTTATCAATAACAACCAATTGATATAA